The stretch of DNA TCTGAGTCTGAAGTGACACCTCCACAAAACCATGCCCATGGCCACCGCCTCCCTGTTCCCTCTTGGATGACGATAATGACGATTAGGCTGCCTCGCTTTTGTCCCTTTTGCTTTCTCCGCTAGCACCATCTATCATTGCGTTCCCCTGTTAAGAAGATGATTTCTTGTTTAGTCTGCTAGTTTCCCCATCAACCATGGCCTCCCCTCTTTGCTTTCCGCTCTCCCAAATCTCACTTAAGGTATGCTTTCCTTTTAATCACTTCATTTAAAGCTGCTGCTTCTTCTCTTCAACATCTTTTTGCGATGTTCCGAGTTTTCATTCGGTGAATTTCTGATTGATTTGGAGGAGCCCGATGTTAATTTCATTTCAGTTAGATATGGGTACGTGGGTATCTGTAATTAACACCAATTAGATCTAATCaatggtttatctcttggatgTCGGATCCAAATTTCTGGGTTCAGGTCTGTCTCAGTACGTTGAACGCTACGTTTAACTTGTAGTTCATCACCTTTGCACATTGGTGATTGCTAATTTTATAGAAGGGGCTAGGTTTTTAAGTTTAATGATGAAAGATAACTGGTTGTTGTCAAGGGAGCTACACTGACACTTAATTATCTGATCTTCTTGTCTAAATAATTGTTATTGTAGATTGACCGCTCAGCATTGGTTCCTAGACCTTCAGCTAACCAAAGATCTTTTGCTTTCAAATATGTGAACTCGATATTTCATAGCCGCCATGTCTTGGCATTGGGATCCACAAGAAGCAATGATTGGAGTTTTGCAGGAGGATTAAGAATTACTATTAGGCCAAACGTTCGAACATTCCATCTTCACAGAAAGAACTATGGAGTGCATGCTTCGTGTAAGCGTTTCATCTCTCTTATCCTGCTCgtctatataaataattttattgtgttATTATAATTCTGTTTGGCGAACAATGATTCTCTAGGTCTGGGTTTAGCAGCTTGGACTTTGGTACTAGTCAGTACATGGTCTGGATTTCTATTGCCTGTTCTTGATGAACTTTGGTCACCTTATTCTTATTTTCACTCTGGATGATTTTGTCTGATAGGATTTGGACTTTGGTACGAGTCACTGTTTTGGTTTTGCCCAAGGTGATAAATTGTTTCTACTACCTTGTTAATGCTCCCCATATTTATTAAagatttaagtataaaaaatcgTTGGTTGCATCTACATTTTCTCATGTTGGATGGTCTGAGTTCTCTCCTTGCTGTGAAATGAATCAATAACCCCTGATTTTTAATCCACTTGACAGTGACTATTCTTCAAGCAGCCTGCTAGTTTGGGTGTTTAGATGAGTCCATTTTGTATTATTCCGAAAAAAGAGCCCATTTTCTCCTCTTGGTGTTTTCCTTTGTCAAAATCTCAGCAACAAGGAACTTTGATGTACTATTGGACCTACATCTTCTATATCCTTGCTAGTTCATGATGCTTTAGGCAGttaatttatcataatattttgatacttttcttTCTTACCCTATGATTAGAACTTCTTTTTTCACTACtcatattttgtattttagccCAAGAACAACAGAGTTACGGTTTTGTTACCCTGCAGGGTTGGCAAATTCTCAAATTGCTAGCAGTGTTTTTACGTTGGGAACTGCAGCCGTTCTTCCATTCTACACCCTGATGGTTGTGGCTCCAAAAGCTGAACTGGTAGCGTTTCTTTATCCATCCTGGATTATAGTTCTCTTTAAATTTCTTCCACAATGTCTTATGTTTACAACTtattttataatacaaaaaGAAGGGGTTGATTtcaactttttaatttattcccaTATAGTTGCCGAATGCTGCATCATTTACTTTCTAATACCATGGCATTTACATTCAAGACATAGAGCTCCTATTACACTCCCAAAAACAAATTTTGGGTTATTCTAAATGCAGACCAAGAAGTCTATGGAAAGCAGCATACCATACGTAGTGCTTGGACTTCTGTATGGGTATCTCCTTTACCTCTCTTGGACACCCGATACATTAAGGCAGATGTTTGCGAGCCAATACTGGTTGCCGGAGGTGTGTTCTTTCGCCAGCATAATATACATGCATGTATAGATGTCATAGTTCTGTGAATTTAATACGAATACCCCGTCATGATAAGAGATGAGTAATTATAATCCAAACAATATTCTCTTGCTCTGCACCTCATGCAGCTTCCTGGTATCGCTAAATTGTTCTCCAGTGAGATGACACTGGCTTCTGCTTGGATTCACTTGTTGGCAGTAGATCTATTTGCTGcaaggtcctctctctctctctctctctctctctccccgcaCTCTCTCTCATCTATAAACGCATATATACAGCAGTATTAACGCCTTTTTTTGTGATGAACCAGGCAGGTTTTCCAAGATGGGCTGGAGAACGAAATTGAGACTCGACATTCAGTTTCTCTCTGCCTGTTCTTCTGTCCTATTGGGATTGTTACTCATGTAATCACCAAAGCACTGAGCAAGAGTTCGAGAAATGCTGAACAAAGGTTGCATTAACAACTGATTTATAGCAGAAAGATGGATCTGTGGGAAGTAAAATGGCTTTGAGAAGAGTAGACTATCTATGGAAATTTGCAATTGACATAATCAAGACTCAAGAGAATAGAATTTTGCAAGGCACTTCGTCTTGTTTGCCTATGCAGTTTCTGCacatttcttccttcttcaatatgtgccttttattttattaagaaacaGATCGCCTAATTTAACGATGCTTACAATTGGCTTAATCCGTTGAGATGCAGTGTAAAGAAGGAAGAATTGCTTTGTTAACAGTCTATCTGAATTAAAACTTCAGGCTTGTTTTCAGCATTTACACGCAGAATAATGATTCTATGTCCGAGACGATGGGGTAACTCAAAGCCAGCGTAAAGTACTCATTTTACCACCTCTTCAAGCACCTATCTgcccaatttttttatttgttttaacatATTGTTATGACTTAATGTTCAAAGTTCAAATACAAATAACTAAATTGTGAGTTATTTGGgtgattatataattattaatcaattatgttaataaaaatGTCATATAAACACTTCATTTGTGTAGCATGCCATAAGTTCGATAAAACCATAAAATGCGATTGGTGCACCAATTGAAAAGTGAGATACAAATCTAATTTTTGATTTGCAACTTtgatgattattaaaaaaaaataaaaataaagatttgttataacattaaaattgaatataaattttgaaaaattaaaatataaatatcataaaagttcaatttttttaaaaataattttcacataattataaaattaaaaatacaattatcctTCTCCGCCGCAAAATATTGCCGATTTTCAAACACGACCAACCGTGGTTAGCATGTTCCCAAAACCCGAGAACGTTACCCATACAATTGACTATTGACAGCCCATTGGGCTAAGGCCCATATTGCCGGACTCAAATCCATCTGTATAAGTGTAATCTCAAATTCAATCTGAGCCGTCCAAAGTTAGGGCAAACATTGGTTACTCCCCTATAATAAAAACCCTCGTTGGGCACGGGGAGTTATCTGGAGCTGAAAGTCGAAGCGAGGGCGCCTTCTCCTGTCACTGCAGATCGAACCGACCTTTGCTTCTCCTCCTCAAGGTGCGCCTTTCAACTAACATGGCCTTCTTGAGATTGATTTCCTTTTCGGTTCTCTTTAACttcccttctttctctttcttatcgCTCTGCTGAATCCACTGAGTTCAACTTATTCTCTcgcttttttcttttgttttgtttctcaaAATCGCATTCATTTCATTTTGATTGATTCAGTCAACTAATGCACGGAGAGATCTTAACTGCCTTAGGAATTTGGAACCAggatcagtttttttttttttaatgtatatatgtttatattattataatagcgCCCTTTGTTCTTGGGACTGTTGAGTGTTCCGTCACTTGGTTTCATCGTGGCTCAATTTTCTGGAATGGTTGTAATCGTTGGTTGGCATGGCACACGCTTCAATTCTCTGGGGATAATATAATGATGGTTGGAcgtgtttatgtttttttccGCCAGAGCAGTCCTGTCTACTAGATGCATCCGTTGTTTGGGTGTAAAGTTGTTATTTGGTCTAGATGGTGCAATTGTAGTTCATTACCCTGAGATGAGTTGCTTTGAAATCGTTCCAACGCTACAGATGCACGTTTTCTTCGTGGACCAGGCCAGTTAATGAGAAATATGTCTAatccaatttttcaattatgtaCTCATATGTGCTATGTGGTGTTATTGGCGATTTTGGACTAGTAGCTCATTCTGCTATCCTCTACAACAAATTGTTTGTCGTTCTAACTGGACAGTCCTTCCAATGGTAAGGACTAAAGAGAAACTTTTTTGTGCAATTTTGTATCCCGTTGAGGGCTATTGTGGCACTAATATTTGACTAAGATCCTTAAAGGGAGTATCATCTGTTACTTGCAgtttaatatgattttaattATGATGGAGTTGTTACCATCTATGTGCAACAACTGTTATGTGCATGCACAAgcacatttttttaattctgaTTCTGCTACTCCTTCATGTGGGAAATGAGGTAGAAATATGCACAAGCACATTTATTTTTTGACTGACCTCTGTCAGCTGTCAAGGCCCCTTGTAGGTGCTTTATTGACTCAAGCtgcatatttttcttattaaacTGTATTGACAAATAATGATTAAAGTATTCTATATGCAATTAACTCATTGTACGGGCATgggaaaaaatatagaaaactgCTTTTTGTAATAATCAAGGATGAAAATTCATGGAACAGGGCTAGCTAAAACTTTTCCTAATTATTCTGCTATTTTCCTGGTAAAAATTTGGGTATTTTCAAAGAAGTTGAGGTTAATACTACCCTAAgatcttttttattctttcttttgatgTTCAATTTCTGTTATAAGCATGTAAACATTGCAATATAATCATAACTTGACAATCACAGTTCATTAATTGTTTGCCTAATAAGAAGATCCTTAGTACTGCCAATTTGGATGTTATTTTTGACATGTGGCAATTGCTTATGCAAGATCTGTAGAGATGTACACTTCTAGGAAGAAGATCCACAAGGATAAGGATGCTGAACCCACTGAATTTGAGGAGACAGTTGCCCAGGTAATTTTTTGCAGTTATTATTAACATCTTTtatgatttcttatttattaatatcttGCTGTTTTATGTTATCATATTGGTAAAGTTTGCAATCTTTTATTGGTCTCTTTCTGCAGGCACTGTTTGATTTGGAAAATACGAACACGGAGCTTAAAAGTGACTTGAAAGACCTTTACATTAACTCAGCAGCGTAAGGGTTTAATTTTggttatttgtttttatattttaactatttgaCTGCTCTATTTTTGTATGTGCTAATTTTGAAGTTTAAACAACTATCTTTTTGCAGTCAAATTGATGTCTCTGCAAGTCGCAAATCTGTTGTTATCCATGTTCCTTATAGACTGAGAAAAGCTTTCCGCAAGATTCATCTCAGGCTTGTGAGGGAACTAGAGAAAAAGTTCAGTGGCAAGGTATGTTTGTTTGTTTCCAGATCACATCCTTCTTAGCAAACTGTCATAATAATAAGTTACAGTGCTTTTTCATGCTTTCATGACTCATGATCATGCAACTGCTAGATTACTGTATGTGGCCTACTAAGTGGAAGTAGGGAGTGTCCATCAAAAGCTCAAATATGAGGTTTCATTGACTGGGCCAAATGGTGGATTAGTAAATATAGGGAAGATTTGTAACAAAGCTTAAGGTGACTTTTCTATGTATAACACAGTCTGTCGCATCCTACAAATGTTGCTGACAGTTGGCTGATGTTGCTGATTGTGaactttagagagagagagagtttttttttttttttaggggggcGTGGGTGGGTGTGGCTAGTAATGTAATTGCACACAAAGGGGAGATCTTGGGAAATGGGACTGATTTCAAAGTGTAGGGTGCTAGGTAATTCACTCATGTACCTCCGAAGCTCGGACCAAATGGGAGTGGTTTCTTTATGTAGGGTTGCCTATTGTCATATATGACCTCTATTCTGTGAGGTGTACCTCTTTTAGCAATCCTATTAGTTTATTTCTGCACCTGATGTACATGTTGCCAGAATATTATGAACCATTTTGCATgatattgtttaaattttaaactattacaAGAAACTGAATCTGTAAAATTTCCTATTCACGATTTTCGTTTGTAGTTGTACAAAATAAGTCCTAATACTGCTCTATAAATTAAGTTATAAGCGCTTATGCTTTATTTAATCTACCTTCTGCTCACATTTGTCATATTCTTGACTCTTTAGTATTAGGAGGGATCTGGTTTTCTGtgtttattttctacttttagTTTCAACTATATGATTTTGTTATTGTGTCTTCTTTACTTCGTTAAATTTTCTCATTAGAGGATCAGTCAAATGTATTTAAAGTGGTTTGTTACAGCACCTTTTAGGTTATTGTTAGGGTTTCTTCGGGTGTTTGCTTTGTGAATGGTACATGCCACTTAATTATTTACTCCTTGTGGTATGTCTCAGGATGTTGTCCTGATTGCCACACGAAGAATTGTGCGGCCCCCAAAGAAAGGTTCTGCTGTTCAGAGACCCCGATCCCGAACTCTCACAGCTGTGCATGATGCGATACTTGAGGATGTTGTATATCCTGCTGAGATTGTTGGAAAGCGCATTAGATACCGAATTGATGGTTCAAAGATAATGAAGGTAAGTATGAGACAAAGAAACTTTGTACTGCCAGCggtattttcaaatttttgtttcttattcatttgaaGTGGTAAGGCAGCAACGCAATTTACCTCTTTGACAGGTATTCCTGGAACCCAAGGCACGCAATGACACCGAGTACAAGCTGGAGACCTTTGCTGGAGTTTACCGGAAGCTTTCTGGGAAAGACGTCGTCTTTGAGTATCCAATCACAGAGGCCTGAAGATGTGTTATTTAATGagctttcctttcctttccattCTAGTACAAGGATCgtaaaaattgcattttgttgGATACTTGAAATTTTGTCAGAGGGATTTGGGTTGTTAAATTAAAGTCTTTTTGCATAGGAAGCAGGAACTTTGAATGAGACAGTTATTCAGTTCGTATTCATGTGATCTTATAATTTTCTTGGAAAACATGGCTAATGTAGAACACTCTTGTGCATCTAGTTGAGTTTGTCGTGCGAGGTTGAAGTTACCTTAACACGGGTTTGCCCGTAAAAAGTTCTGGTGATGTGCATGCAATAAGCAGAGGTGGTGTGTGGGGGTTCTTAGCATTTTTATGGAAAAGATATTCATTGCAGGTAATTTGATGTCATCCAAACACCTGTGTTTATAGATAACCTCTTACCTCTACGGTTAATTTTCGGTATTGGGGCTCtgggtattttttttaacaatcaaGAGTTTAGATGGGTAGCTTTTGATGTTGAATTTTAACCATTAAAATGAAAGAAGTAGTGGGGCTTAAATGACCAATTGGGCGGTCCTGTGTTGAAATGCTTTCAAAATGATTTTCATTCGgctattattgtcacattgtcAGGTTCTGAACCATAAGCCAGCTAGCTGATAGCTGGTGTATTGATTTATTACGTAACGTTTCTTCACCTCCTTTGTCTCTGGCTTTTTATCTCTAGTGAGGTTCGGTAATatctcctttttctttaatgATGGTATCTTAATAGAGAAATAGTGCATTTCAGTCATCCTCTAGTTCCATTAAAAGCAAAAAGACTTAGacttgaaggaaaaaaaaaaaggaagaaaaactgAGAATCGACATTTCAAAAGCCACAATCCttcatatattataatttttaagatataacaaatatggattttaatttatagCTAAATTTCCAAGGTGCAAGTGTAATTTACCAATTAAACCTTATTAGTTTGACCaaaattgtaatattatttttgcttCACATTTAATTGACTCCGGACAGTAGGTTATCCTCCTTGATATATTGAAGGGAGGAGAAAGCTGAGCAAGAAATAGGGTGTATGCAAGTAACATCCAAAAGCTTGGGCTTTTGTATAATTAGTTAAAACTCTGGGGGCATCAggagggaaaaagaaaacaacaagaGGAGGGAAAATATAGTTGGCCGATTCGTCTTGGACCTAGGGTTTTGTTCCGACTTCAAAACCTCTTCCCTGGCCGGAGCTCCAAGCCACCCAGTGAAAATGGCGGAATCGATCTGCAGAACCCTTCGGGACGGACCACTCGACGGTGAACACGCTCCGGCGCTCACAATTAAAGACTTCATCGACTCGCCGTTCGGACCCTACGTCTTCAACAACACTCAACTATCCGCCTACATTTTGGCGGGAAAATCTCAATCGCAGTGAGTTCATTTTTATCAGAACACATTAGCCTTCTTGTTTTTGGTCTCTGATCATTGAATCTAACAGTGCGATTGTATCCATAGCGCTCTCCTGCTCGTTGCTTTGTCGCGGAGTCCATCTTTCTTCGTTGATTTGCTTAAGAGTAGAGGCTACGACGTCGCCTCATTGCGTAAATGGTTAGGACTAGAACTGCTTGAATGCGTGATTAATCAAATGAACATAAGTTGTGGTTTCTAAAGTGTGTGGCTACTTGTCAATTCTGGCACAGGCCAAGGTTCTGGATTGTTATTCAGATCCTCTCGGATGGAAGGACCGGCACATGGAGTGTGGAACTGTTACCAATATCTCTGCTGAAGCTTCAGACACAGTGAGGTTGTTTAAGGATGTTAGAAATTTGGACAATTTGtcctcttcaattttttatccAGGGAAAAGTATGGTTGTAAACTATTTCCATAGGAGAGTGCTAAAGGtttgttgttttgttgttttctgGGGTTATGTGTATTTAGTTTTTGGGGAGGGGGcggtttaaaatattttaagcaTAACATGGAAAAATGACGTAAATAGTCATGATCTCTGGTGCTTCACttgttcatttcttttaaatgtgTTGTATGTCATTGCAGAAATGGTTGGACAGGGAAAAGGGAGATTCTGAGTTGCCATAGACTCGGTAACTCCAAACCCATAACTGTGAATGTTTATTTGTAGCAGCGACTATAGTtgttaataataaataagtacATAACAAGGGAAACCATCTTATGGAGGGGAAAATATGTACAgagtaattatatttatattatataattaattaaagggcAATATTGTTATCTTGAGCTTTGGAATGAAGTTTAAGTGCtgatatttgttaatttttgttGAAGTTGATAGTGGGAATTACTGATTTGATGAAATTATACTTCCCTAGTGGTTTTGCATTTAAATCATTTGATGAAACTTGTTCTTTTGTTATTTGCATATTCTTTTCTATGCTGGTTTTAATGAATGCATTTCTTTTCTGCTTTTAACATACCCAACGTATTAGGATTAAGGCAAgatatattgttgttgcttTGGACTCGCTCGCTCTCTGTCATGTATATGATTGCTATCTTCGCTCTCTGTCATGTATATGATTGCTATCTTCCAGGTAACTGATGTGCTAAGATATGCATCATTATCTTCAGTTGCTTCTCTTTCGAGTAACCTCCATATGTGTGGCATGTCTTTGGTAACCCAATCTCCCCTCTCATTTACTGCTTCTGTTACGCCTGAGCAACTATTATAGATGTTAAATGCCATATTAATCTTTGGATTTCTTGCAGCTCCAGCAAATTTACTTGATTATACTTTTCGGAAAAGTAGAATTGTATGCTTCCAAAAATTATGCAACAAGACCTTTTGTTTACTTGTCTACTTGATTTTGTAAAGTTCATTCCTATCACTGGGAACTAGCTTACTAGGCTACATCTGTCCTCCTGTGTGATGTCACCTTGTTCACACTGTCGATGCCATCATATTGGATGACCTACATTGTGTTGCAAACGGGGATGTCCACAAGTTAGGGTAGACTCgagaaccaaaccaaaccaatgtGACTGGTTCGCCTTTTTTAATGGATCGATTCAGTCTTGGGTCCAAAAAATTGGACCTGATGGAGATTGGTTTGGTCCTGGGTCCAGGCATTCAGGTCTATGGACCCACCTCAAACCAAttgatatatgtataaatatataaaataaatacataagaTTCGATTGTCTGGgatattttgtgaatttattagtTGATTGCTGTGAGTTAAAACAATTACTAATTGTTGTGTAGTGTGCTTAGGTGCAAATTGTTTGTTGAACattgatattaattttttccaaatttcagATAACAAAAAATTGAGATTAAAAGATTATTATATGTAATTGAAATCAAAACCCGAACCAAACCAACCATAATTGCGAGTCCTTGGTGTGTTGGAATAGTTGTTGCCTGTTACTGCCatttaccttttttttattttatttgagaagcTAATTTAACATATTCGGCGCATACATGATGGACCAATATGTTTCTTGCAGATAAATGAAATGTCAACATATCTTCTGTACTGAAGAAACTATTATAATTATAGTGATTTTATTTGTAGTTAAAGataaatagttttttatttttagctgaCAAGGTTCTGATGAAATGATTGCGCACCCTTCGCCTCGCCAACCGTCACTGCATCCTCCGACAGTCGGTGAGGCAATGGTAGCGAGGCGAAGGGCGGTCGGCGATTGCATCGCAGCCAtggaaagggagagaggagagagcagGGCAGTGGCCCACTTTGCAAAGTAGACGAAGGCATTTTGATCTTTTAGCCCCCATTCGATAAGCCCCTCGTTAAGCTCTTCTGACACTCAAGAATTTTCCTTGCTGTACATGCACATTTGCTATTGTGTACACTCTTAAGCTGATGGCATTTTTCAATGTACTCTCAAAATGCATTCATTACTGGTACTCTTTGCAAGTTATGTCACTTCAGTGCGTACTGCCTTTCATGTTGTAGTACATTTCAGTGGTCAAACTTAAGAGATGGGTCCTATTGTGatatttaatcttcaattttcttttactaaGTGAAGAAACTTAGTCTAGTTCTATATAAAACAACTTCACATCATGCAGTTCCACtgtttttcctaattttttttttttaaattgtagaTCAAGATTCTTGTGCATTTTGGTTGATTATTATCAGAATTATAGCGTTCAGTAACAGTATTGAATGTGTGGATACTTCTTTTGGCCGGTGCAATTCAACCCACAACTGTCAGAAAacgagagaattgagagggcaAAAGTGATGCTTACGTTTGAGCACCAAGGTATCTTTATTTTGgatatattttactttaaatttgaTTTCTACTGAAATGTATGTTCTGTTAAGGGATTTTCCTCTCTTGCCTTTTCGGGAGCTAGTAAACCTACTGAAATCTACGACGGTGCGATCCCGCAATGAGAGTAGAGTCTGGCTCTCCTGTTGGGAAATCGCAAATGCACGAGGATCCTGCCAAGGGCGAGATTATCTACTTTCGTGATTCAGATGATGAGATGCCAGATTCTGACGAGGACCCAGATGACGATTTGGACATATGACACCACTAATATGCTTCTCCATTCCAGAATTTGTTTATAATGTTTGGATTAATATTCACCTTGGCATTTTCAGGTGGACCATGCTGATAACTTGGGAAAATTCTGGCTGAATAGTTAGGGGCAGTTTCTAGGATGCTTATTGAAACCAAGGGTTTTATGCACCCCTTCTTGATGTTCTGAAAAGAAAAAGCCGTTAATTTCTATGGACTTGTAGTTCTGTAATATACTCAAGCTGTTCGATAAAATTCTTGTAGTCCAGCATGAGGAGCAAGTCGCTGTAATGATGTAAGAAGCGCGTTAGTAAAGGCTTGGAACAGGTTTAGCCTTGTTGGATGCTCCATGTGCATCAAAAGCCTCAGCATCTACGGTAACGAAATTCTTGGTCCgtttgaaaaaatattagcTGAGAAACCAGCTTAGAGGGGCTTGTTTGAATTCACTGTAAGATTACAGGGAGCGGTAGGGGCTAATGAGAGCACAGGTAGGTGTAGTTTCAAAATGACTGCGAAGGCAGCAGCAATATCCTTCCATCAGACCACAAACAGACCCATGTAATTTAACTTGTTATCTCTGTCGCATATTGCACGCCTGTTCTCATGAAGGAAAGGCAGGTCGGTATAACCCTGTGGAGATCCTCAACATCAAAAACAGCctgacaaaaaaatttcacaaaaaagaAAGGCAGAATTTCCAAAAATGTAGAGGAAAGAGATTCCTGCATTTGGTTACTGAtactctttttttgtttttgggccAGGGTAACAATTACTTGTTACTGTGGCCCTCAGGCCCACTGCCTCGATCAACCGAGTTGAATTCAAGGCATCAGAAGCCTAGGCTTTTCTTAGAATTTCAAGCAAGCTGCGTTTCCATTAAAGTCTTCCAATAGCCTTTCAAGTATAATAAACTTTTGGCGCATCCATAAAATTATCCTATACAGCATAAATCAGAAATGTAAACCCCGGGAAAGGGTCGAAAGAATGAAGGCATCGAAGCTTTGTTAgagcaacaaaacaaaaatgctgGAATGGTATGGTACATGATATCTTGAAAGAAATAGTACGAATGAATGAGCACCACTTCTCTACATAGATATCAAGAAGAATTCAGGACCTGTCCGGGAACCTgtaattaaatgcaaaattcCAAGTTAGGGTAAAGATGAAATGCTTATTTTGCTTTTAAATTTTCCCTCTTCCTCTCTACTCTGTAACACTTCAAACTCCAGACTTTCAAGAGTATATGCTGACAATATAGTTGCAAAGGAGGTCGCATGATTCAAGGAAAGTCTTGTCGAAAAACAAGGTTAACTAAAGTTTATACTCCTGAATAGGGCAGGAGGCATAACACCAGAGCTGAACATACACGTACACACACGCCAAAGCTTAGAATGCTATGTGCAACTCGCATGAAGGCCTCTTCATGTAAAGGAATATTCTCTATTTACAATGCTGAAGTCATTGTGCCTGTTATAGCATGACTGCGGGTTTTAAGTTAACTAGTGGTGCACTGTTCTTATGGCTAAACGCACTTAATCTGATGTTACATGTTAGCAATGGGCTTTCCGTGAAGAACATGCATCTAAATATTTTGGTGACAGCTTGTGGAGTGAAGTGTGATTAAGTTCTGCCTTTCCAGAAACATGCAAATGCACCATAGGAAC from Diospyros lotus cultivar Yz01 chromosome 6, ASM1463336v1, whole genome shotgun sequence encodes:
- the LOC127805021 gene encoding uncharacterized protein LOC127805021 isoform X2, producing the protein MAKVLDCYSDPLGWKDRHMECGTVTNISAEASDTVRNGWTGKREILSCHRLDQDSCAFWLIIIRIIAFSNSIECVDTSFGRCNSTHNCQKTRELRGQK
- the LOC127805021 gene encoding elongator complex protein 5-like isoform X1, with translation MAESICRTLRDGPLDGEHAPALTIKDFIDSPFGPYVFNNTQLSAYILAGKSQSHALLLVALSRSPSFFVDLLKSRGYDVASLRKWPRFWIVIQILSDGRTGTWSVELLPISLLKLQTQ
- the LOC127805020 gene encoding 40S ribosomal protein S7-like, whose translation is MYTSRKKIHKDKDAEPTEFEETVAQALFDLENTNTELKSDLKDLYINSAAQIDVSASRKSVVIHVPYRLRKAFRKIHLRLVRELEKKFSGKDVVLIATRRIVRPPKKGSAVQRPRSRTLTAVHDAILEDVVYPAEIVGKRIRYRIDGSKIMKVFLEPKARNDTEYKLETFAGVYRKLSGKDVVFEYPITEA
- the LOC127805018 gene encoding protein ABA DEFICIENT 4, chloroplastic isoform X2 → MIEKQQRHGEKGSRHVLALGSTRSNDWSFAGGLRITIRPNVRTFHLHRKNYGVHASWLANSQIASSVFTLGTAAVLPFYTLMVVAPKAELTKKSMESSIPYVVLGLLYGYLLYLSWTPDTLRQMFASQYWLPELPGIAKLFSSEMTLASAWIHLLAVDLFAARQVFQDGLENEIETRHSVSLCLFFCPIGIVTHVITKALSKSSRNAEQRLH
- the LOC127805018 gene encoding protein ABA DEFICIENT 4, chloroplastic isoform X1, with product MASPLCFPLSQISLKIDRSALVPRPSANQRSFAFKYVNSIFHSRHVLALGSTRSNDWSFAGGLRITIRPNVRTFHLHRKNYGVHASWLANSQIASSVFTLGTAAVLPFYTLMVVAPKAELTKKSMESSIPYVVLGLLYGYLLYLSWTPDTLRQMFASQYWLPELPGIAKLFSSEMTLASAWIHLLAVDLFAARQVFQDGLENEIETRHSVSLCLFFCPIGIVTHVITKALSKSSRNAEQRLH